The Corynebacterium sp. SCR221107 genome includes the window ATCCACAGCTCGGTTTGATCCAGATGCCTATGGCATGGGTGCCTTGGCAGCCCGAAGCCAAGATATTGGTCACGATCGCCTGCCTCAGCGCCCGGCCTTAAGCGGCTAGGGGAGGGGATGGCTGGATTTCTATGCTGCAGGGCTTGTGGCTCGAGGTTGTCAAAGGCCATTGACTTTCTAAGCGGCAAGGTCTAGCGTCTACTTAAAGTCAAATTGACTATAAGTAGTTTTGAGGGCTGAGGAGACTCAAGGTGGCCAATTGGACCAGGCTCAATGTCGCCGAAAGGCGCACAAAGCCACCCACGGTGGCGGTTTCCACCATCGCTTTTAGCCTGTCAGTGCCCGCCTTCGCGCTGGTGGGTGACAGTGAAGGGCGCACCTTGCCCATGCCAAACGATGCCCGCTGCGCGCCGGGTGCCGCATCCGATGTGTGGATCCCACTCGTGCGCCGTATCCGAGCGCCCTTTAAGGGAGCGTGGGCACTACCTGGCGGGCCTATTCAGTGGAACCAAACACTGACGGAGACCGCGATGCAAACGCTGGTGTCAGCAACCGACATCGAACCTAACTATCTAGAACAGTTGTATTCCTTCGGCTCCGTTGAACGTTCCGCGCAGGCTGAGCGCCTGGTAACAATTGCCTATTGGGCACAGTACAGCCACGACGACATCACCGCCTGGGGTGAGCGGCAGGCCCCACAAAGCCGTGGTGAGCACGGCGATGGCAATGTGGCCTGGTTTAGCGTGGATCAACTCCCGGCACTTGCCTTCGACCACGGCGAGATTATCCGTGTAGGCCTCGAGCGCCTGCGCGCGAAAACCACCTACTCCGTCGTCGCGCACCGTTTCTTAGGCCCCGAGTTCACCCTCGCCCAGCTTCGCGCCGTCTATGAGGTCATTCTTGAACGCCGCATAGACCCGGCCAATTTCCGCCGCCAAATCCTGGCAAGCAAGACGGTCGAAGAAACTGGGAACCGTCAAACCG containing:
- a CDS encoding NUDIX hydrolase produces the protein MANWTRLNVAERRTKPPTVAVSTIAFSLSVPAFALVGDSEGRTLPMPNDARCAPGAASDVWIPLVRRIRAPFKGAWALPGGPIQWNQTLTETAMQTLVSATDIEPNYLEQLYSFGSVERSAQAERLVTIAYWAQYSHDDITAWGERQAPQSRGEHGDGNVAWFSVDQLPALAFDHGEIIRVGLERLRAKTTYSVVAHRFLGPEFTLAQLRAVYEVILERRIDPANFRRQILASKTVEETGNRQTGSKHRPAKLYRFAPRSDGFG